The genomic DNA TCTTCGCGTCGGCAGGGGAGGGTAATCGGAAGAGGTTCGTGGGGGAGTATACGCTCTCTGCCATGGTAGAGCGGTATCTCTCCCTTTATGAGGAGCTGTGTTAGGCGGGGGTTTGTGTTTGGTGTGGGGCATCTGCGAGCGCCAGGCCTACTTACGCGGGGGTGACGGGGAGTGAGTCAGGGTAGCGGACCCGCTTTTAGTTTAATCATATCAACAAGGGGTCGGGATTGGGAGCTGGCCCGTTTGTTGACCTCTTTGACGGAGCAGAGCTTTAAGGATTTTGAGGTTATAATTGTGGACCAAAACGAAGATGATAGAGTTTTTAAGATCATCGCAAATTTTAAGGATGTGCTACCCATAACTTATCTTACATCTCCGCCGGGGCTTTCTCTAGGACGCAATGTAGGTTTGAAGGTCTGCCGAGGCAAGTACGTTGCCTTTCCCGATGACGATAGTACTTACTTTCCAAATACCTTGGCGGAAGCTGTGAGGTATTTGGATATGTATGCCAGTCTTGATTCTCGTCTCGGGGGTGTGGTTGGTGTGAGGGCCGACCATTGGGAAGAAAGTGATTGCGCCGATCAACGTCGATGTAACATGGGTGCTCGGATTAGTATCTCGGACGTTTTTCGGAAGGCATCTTCCTACCTGCTGT from Thermus sp. LT1-2-5 includes the following:
- a CDS encoding glycosyltransferase family 2 protein, with the translated sequence MSQGSGPAFSLIISTRGRDWELARLLTSLTEQSFKDFEVIIVDQNEDDRVFKIIANFKDVLPITYLTSPPGLSLGRNVGLKVCRGKYVAFPDDDSTYFPNTLAEAVRYLDMYASLDSRLGGVVGVRADHWEESDCADQRRCNMGARISISDVFRKASSYLLFFKREAVYDFDETLGVGSGTPWGSGEEIDLMLQAMKAGYRFYMVSTVCVYHPFKEEIGNPSRTRSYLRGVGRVMRKHKLFWLFVYYSLRSLGGILASIGRRDFALVRHYFRVLIARTEGFFGIALKKGD